The Thermocrinis ruber genomic sequence TAAACTGATAAAAGCTCTTTAAAGGCATGTTTATAACCTTCTCTTATAGCTCCATTAGAAAATTCTAATAACCCTTCCAATTGGTGGATTAATATAATACTATTGCAAAACTTTTTATAGGAGGTGTAAAGATGGCTACGATAACTCCAGACAAAACCTTGGATGCGTCTGGACTTAACTGTCCTCTTCCCGTGCTAAAGACCAAAAAGGCATTGGAGGAGCTCCAGTCCGGGCAGGTGTTGGAGATAATAACCACAGACCCCGGTGCAAAGGCAGACATACCCGCCTTCTGCAACAGAACAGGACACCAACTCTTGGAAGTGGTAGAGGAGGGTGGCAAGATCATATTCTATGTGAGGAAAAAATAAGGAGGGAGTGCTATGGCTGAAAGATTAGCCATAATAGCCACAAAGGGCACCCTTGACATGGCCTATCCACCTTTGATCCTCGCCTCCACCGCCGCATCCCTCGGAGTGGAAACTGCCATATTTTTCACCTTTTATGGGCTAAACATTATCCACAAGCAGAAAATGCATCAGCTCAAGATTGCCCCCATCGGAAACCCAGCCATGCCTATGGCCTTTCCACCATCCATGCAAAACCCCATAACCAACGCCATATCCTCCATATTACCCGGACCTCCTCAAATAATGGGCATAATCCCCGGTATGACGGACCTTATGACTTATATGATGAAAAAGACCATAAAAGAGCACGGTGTGGCAGATATTCCAGAGCTTTTAGAAGCATGCAAAGAGGCAGGTGTAAAGCTCATACCCTGCCAGATGACCATGGAGCTCTTTGGCTACAAGTACGAGGACCTTATAGATGGTCTTGAGCCACCAGCGGGTGCAGCCACCTTCATTAACTACGTTTTAGAATCAGAAAAACCGATGATAATCTTTGTATAAGGAGGTTATAAATGGCTTACGAAAAGGTACTCTTCTACATCCTTACTGTACCATTTTTTGTTAGGGCAGAGCCAGCCACTGGAGAGCTCATCAACCCCCAAGCTGGTGCTCCTTTCTTCCTGGCAACTGCTGCCGCCAGCATGGACTACGAGGTGGAGATGGTCATAACTTCCGAGGCTGGATTTTTGCTAATGAGGGATAACGCCAAAAAGGTAAAGGTAAGACCGGGTGTGGAGCAAACCGTCTATGACTTTATAAAGATGGCAAAGGACGCTGGTGTGAAGATCTACCTCTGCGTGCCTTCTTTGGACCTCACAGAGGAGTATAAGAAAGAGGATGTGAACCCCGAACTGTGCGACGGTATTATAGGCGGTGCAGCCTTCTTGGACAAGCTAATGAGCGGTGAGTATGCGGTCATTACCCTTTAACTCTTCCCCCTTTTTACACACCTTTATAAGCTTATCCTTATATGCTTATAAGAAAAATTTAATTGCTTTTTCTGAGAAAGCTCATATGTTTATGCTTATTAATTGCAGGAGGTGATACCATGGATGGACACAATTATGGATATAACCTGCCCATCTCCGAGAAGACCAAGATGGTCCCTTGGGAAGAGAAAGTCAGGATCGTGGAAGAGGTAAAATCGGACTTTAGGTTTAAGGAATACATCTTTGGCTGTCTGAACTGCGGTGTTTGCACTGCATCCTGCCCATCCAACAGGTTCTTTGATTTCTCCCCACGGGAGATCGTCCAGAGGTTCTTAGAGGAAGATGTAGAGGTCCTCTACGATATGATGCACGAATACATCTGGGCTTGCTCCCAATGCTTTACCTGTTGGATCAGGTGTCCCTTTGTGAATAATCCCGGTGGGCTTGTGGCAATAATGAGAGAAGTTGCGGTCCGCAACGCCTTTGAAGCAACAAAGGACCTTCTAAAACCTTACGGAAGGGTTCTGCTAAAGGTTATGACCACCGGAAACCAGCTATCCGCCGACATGCTACAGCCCGACTTCTTCCCCGACTGGGGTCCCAAGATGGCAGACAACATGGAAAACCTCAGGGCAAAGAGACTTGCCATTCCCTTTGATGTGGGTAAATCTGTGAAGACCGCTTGGGAAGTATCCTTGGAAACCGCCATAGAAATGTACACCATCTGGAGAGAGACGGGCATCTTTGAAATGTTAGAGAAGTTGGACCCCAACCTTTACAACGTCATAATGGACATTGTGGAGGAGAACGAAGAGAGATACCAAGAGCTCTATGGAGAGGAAGAATGAGCTTACAAAAGGGCTTGAAGCCCGAAAAAACTTAAGGAGGTGTTACCATGGCACACGCCAAGTTAGAGTCTAAATGGGGCTATGTTAGCCCAGGGGGTATTCTCAGGTACCCCGAAGAGCCACCCTTCCCAGTGAAGGAGTATGACGCCCACTACGACCATATCTTTGAAATGATGGAAGAGCTGGAGGCTAAGGGCGAGATCCTCATACACAGGATCACGGAGGAGCATCAACCCATACCCGTCTATACAAGGACTGGAAGGATCAAGCTCATCCCTACCAACAAGCTTTGGCACCACAAATCCTGCGGACAGTGTGGAAACATACCCGGATATCCCGCTTCACTGTTCTGGTTTATGAACAAGTTTGGACTCGATTACCTTAACGAGCCTCACCAAACTTCCTGCACCGCTTGGAACTATCATGGTTCCGGAACTTCCAACCCCGTAGCCTTGGCTGCAGTTTGGCTCAGGAACATGCACCAAGCTTGGAAAACTGGGTACTATCCCCTCATTCACTGCGGAACATCCTTTGGTTCTTACAAGGAAACCAGGGAACAGCTCATAATGAACAAAGAGCTCAGGGATGCGGTAAAGCCCATCCTCAAAAAGCTCGGAAGGCTAACAGAGGACGGAAGGATCGTTATACCCCAAGAGGTGGTTCACTACTCCGAGTGGGTCCACGCTATGAGATACAGGATCAAAGAACTCTACGAAAAGGAAGGTAAGGCAAAGGGTATAGATGTCTCCAATGTTAGGGTTGCCATACACAACGCCTGCCATACCTACAAGATGATCGCCGACGACTATCCCTACGACCCAGAAGTTTACAACGGACAAAGACCTGCCGCATCCACCGCAGTTATAAAGGCACTGGGTGCCCAGGTGGTAGATTACTCCACATGGTATGACTGCTGTGGCTTTGGCTTTAGGCACATTCTAACCGAAAGGGAGTTCACCAGGTCTATGGCGATCCAAAGGAAGCTTAAGGTGATCGCAGAGGAAGTAAAGGCAGACGTAATCATTACCCACGACACGGGATGCACCACCACCTTTGAAAAGAACCAGTGGATCGGAAAGGCACACGGCATGTATTACCCTGTGGCGGTAATGTCCGATGTAATGTTTGCTGCACTTGCCTGCGGAGCTCATCCATTCAAGATTGTCCAGCTCTACTGGAACTGCTCCCACTACGAACCACTTCTTGAGAAGATGGGCATCACCAACTGGAGAGAGCTCAAGAAGGAATGGGAAGACACCGTTAAGTACATCTCCGAGCTTGAAAAGGCTGGCAAGTATGACGAGCTGATGGAATTCTTCAAGGAATACGACCTTTATGAGCCCTACAGCAAAACCTCCACAGGAAAGCCTAGGGCATCTGCCACTGCCAATATGCCATTGTTTAAGTCCTAAGCTTTTTTGGGGGCTTTTGCCCCCTTTAATAAACACTTTATAGGAGGTTTGGTTATGGCAAAGAGTGTGCTGGTAATTGGTGGAGGACCTGCCGGTTTGGGAGCGGCAAGGATCCTTGGAAAGCTTGGTATACCAACTATCCTGGTGGAAAAAGAGGACAGGTTAGGTGGGAACCCTATCCTGAACCACTATCACACCCTCATACCCAGAAAGCTAAAGCCAGAGCAGGTGCTCGGTCCCTACATCAAGGAAGTTGAAAGCAACCCCAACGTGCAGGTCAAACTAAAGACGGAGCTTACCGCCTGTGAGGGAGAGCCCGGAAGCTACAAGGTTACCCTCTCCAACGGTGAAACCCACGAGGTGGGTGCTATAGTGGTTGCCACGGGCTTTGAGCACTTTGACCCAAGGAGAAAGGGAGAGCTAGGTTATGGACTGTATCCGGACGTGATCACCAACCTAGAGCTTGAACAAATGTTCTCCAAGGAAGGAAGACTTTACAGACCTTCAAACGGACAACTGCCAAAGAGGGTAGCCTTTGTTTTCTGTGTGGGTTCTCGGGACAGACAGCTGGGTGTAACCAACGTGCACTGCTGTAGATATGGTTGTGCCCTGTCCGGTCTGCAGGCTATGGAAATAAGACAGCACTATCCCGATGTGGATGTCTTCTGCTACTACATGGATGTTAGAACCTACGGAACTTGGGAGTATCCCTTCTACTGGGCACCCCAAGAGCAGTATGGCGTAAGGTACGTAAGGGGTAGGATAGCGGAGATAACCTACAGCCCTGCAGACGGTAGGCTAAGGGTAAAGCACGAAGACACCATCGTCCAAAGACCTGCCGAAGTACCTATGGACTTGGTGGTCCTTGTGCTTGGTATGGAACCATCCGCGGGCACAAAGAAGGTAGCTAAAATACTGGGACTTGCTCAGGACCCAGACAGCAAGTTCTTGGTTCCATCCGAAGAGTCTGGCTCTAACATCATCTCCAACAAACCCGGTATATTCATAGCGGGTGCCTGCAAGGGACCCATAGACATAGAGTCCTCCCTCTCCGAAGGTGAAGCGGCCGGTGCAGAGGCTGCAGCCTTCGTGGGTGCAAAGGTAACGGTATGAAGAAACTTGCAGTTTTAGACGATTTTTTGGTTAGGGATTATCTCATAAAGATCCTCGGAGAGGGTGAGGAGTTTGTCCAAGAGTTTTACAAGGACCTCCTCGCCAAGTCCCTCCTTTTCCAAAAGAGCTTGAGCAAGGAAAACCTTGCTTCTTTGAGCAAAGAAGACCTGGACCGCATCTTAGAAAAGGTATTCTCTGTGAGGAGAAAGAGACAAAGGCTCGTAGAAGAGACGGGCGTGGAAAATCTAAAAAGGGCTATAAGCGACCTGCTTTATGGAAAGGCTAAGAGCTGGGAAGAAAGGGTGGAAAATTTTGTAAAGTCCATAAAGGGTGTGGATAGAAAGGCAGCGAGGGACTTGGCGTCTGAGCTTTTGCACTTTACGTTCCCAGAGGATTATGTGCTGTGGACCAGCTGGATATGGGACCCCGAAAGTGAGAGCGGAGCGGTGGTCTTCCTCAAGGAGGAGCCCCCAAAGAGGCATATGTACGGAGAAACCTACGAGGAGTTTGAACAGATCTACAAACAGATACAAGAGAAGCTCCTTGATTTTGGTATAAAGGTAAAGGGCTACCTTTTTGTAGATATCTTCCTTGCCATGATATACGCCACCTATGTGGATTACATGACGCTATCCACCATGCATAGCGCCAAGGGCTTTTTCCCACCGGCTGGTGTCATGGCAAGGAGACTTTTAGGTGTTCAAAGACCACAAGACATTGAATTGGAGGTTTAGCCATGGCAATACACGAAAGAAGCTTAGTAGAGCCAGAAAGAATTGTAAGGAAGGAAAGATTAGTTATTGACGGGGTGGATGTATCAGGAGACTGGAACCTGATCATCCTCCCTCGTGTGATCAACGATTATGACCTGGACTTTGCCAAGGAGATCATAAACTCCCCAGACGGAAAGACCATAACCCTATGCTATCAGTGTTCATACTGTACCGCTTCTTGTCCGGTGCACAACTATTGGGATGAGCGGTACAACCCAAGGCACTTTATATACTTGGCAAGGCTTGGGCTCATTGATGAGCTTCAAAAACGCGCGGATGTAATGTGGAGGTGCGTGTCCTGTCATAAATGCACCCACAGATGTCCAAAGGGTGTGCTGGTGGAAGAGGTGCTAAAGGTAATCCTCAGAACTATGGCGAAGAAGGGTCTCATAGACGAGTACCCTTCCAAGAAGTTTGACAAATTCTTTACCGAATCGGTCCTTGAGTACGGAAGGATAGAGGACGGAGAATTGCTCTTTGGTTGGATTGAAAAGCAAGGCTACAATGTGGTAAAGGACCCCATCCTGAAAAAGCCCATACCCTTCCTCGGAGAAACACCCGAGTGGCTAAAGCAGTTGGTAATGAAACCCATAAAGTCCATGAACATTAGCTTTTTGGTCCTGAACGCCAAGCACATGCTCTTCCATCCAAGGACCAAAAGTTGGAACAAGTTCAAGCAAGTTCTAAGAAAAGTTATGCAAGAAGAAGGAGCACTAACTTAAGGAGGTATAAAGATGGGTGTTATTGGTAAAAGGGTTGCCTATTATCCAGGTTGTTCCTTAGAGGGTGCCGCGAGGGCTTATGATGTATCCACCAGAATAGTGGCAAGGGAGCTAGGTTTGGAGCTGGATTATCTGGAAGATTACAACTGCTGTGGTGCAATGGAGTCCAAGAATATTACCTTTATGGGCACCTTGCTTTTGAACGCTCGGAACATGTCTTTGGCAAGAAAGCAAGGGCACGATGTGATCGTGGCACCCTGCAACGGATGTTCTTTCTCCCTGCAGAGGGCAGAATACTTCTTGCAAACGGACAGCAAAATCTTTGAAAGGGTCAATGCCCTTCTCAAAGAAGGTGGTGTGGACCCCTTGGACAAAATTCCTGAGACCTATCACATCCTAGAGTGGTTCTATCACGAGGCAGGACCTCAGAAGGTAAAGGAGAAGACCAAAAGACCCCTCAGAGGGCTAAAGGTTGCCAACTATTACGGATGTCTTTATACAAGACCTCACTTCTATGCTAGGACGTACTCCCACGCAGGTGGTCAAAGTGAAGAGGCAAGACCAAGGAGAAGGGAAACTGCCGATGACGACGAACATCCCTACTACATGAATGCCCTTTTGGAGGCTGCGGGCGCTACCAGTGTAGAGTTTGAGCCCATGCATACCCAGTGCTGTGGAGGACCACACTCTCTGTCTGACGAGCAAGTATCTGAGAAGTTTGTTATGATGATCCTGCAGACCGCCAAGAGAAATGGTGCAGACATTATAGCTACCGAATGCCCCCTCTGCCACGCATCTCTGGAGATGTACAGACACAGGCTCATGATGAAGGGCGTGCCCGATGTGGATGTGCCCGCCGCGTACTTCACACAACTCTTGGGCTTGGCTTTTGGATACAGCGCCAACGACGTTAAGCTGAAGGATAACCTTTCGGACCCTCTGCCCGTGCTAAAGAGGCTTGGGTTGGCTTGAGGCGGAAGAATGGAAAAGGAGTGGGAATATAACGGCTGTATAATCCCACTGGACCTGTACTACGAGATAGAAACCCAAACGTGGTTGAGGATAAACGAAGATGGGACTGTGACAATGGGTCTTACGGATGTGGGGCAGGTCCGGGCTGGGCGCCTGCTCCACGCCCGTATAAAGGACGTGGGTAAATACATAAAGAAGGGAAAGCCGGTGGCATCCCTTGAAAGTGGTAAGTGGGCGGGACCCATAAACGCCCTAGTGGAAGGAGAGGTGGTGGAACGCAACGAAAAGGTTTTAGAACAGCCAGACATAATAAACTACGACCCTTACGGAGAGGGCTGGATCGTGAGGATGAAGCCGGTGGACTTGGAAAGGGACCTAAAGGATCTGCTCTATGGACCCCAAGCCATAGAAAAGATGAGAGAATACATAGATGAATGGGACATAATCTGCATGAGGTGTACGTGATGGCGGCAAAGGACAAACATGTGATCCTTTTGGTCTCTCAATGGTGTGCCACATGTCCCGATGCGGACGCCCTCTGGCAAAAACTCCAAAAGGAGTATGGTTTTAAGTATGAAGTTTTGGATGTGGCACAGCCGGAGGGTAGAATGTGGGCAAAGAAGCTCGTAATTAGGGCTGTCCCCTCCACCATCATAGACGGAAAGCTTGCCTTTGTGGGCGTCCCGTCAGAAGAGGAGGCAAGGAGGGCTATAGAGTCGTGAAGGTTGTGATCCTTATGACCAGCGGACCCAGAACTCCCTGGAGATGTGCGTCGCCCTTTTACATTGCTGCGTTGATGGCTTCCAACGACGCAGAGGTGGAAATGTTTTTCAATATGGATGGAACAAGGCTCCTGAAAAAGGGTGTGGCAGAGAGGATTTTGCCCGCAGAGCCAAACTGTTTGAGCGTCAACGGAAAGAAGTTGAAGACCGTTTACGATTTTATGAAGGACGCTAAGCAGGCAGGAGTTAAGTTCTACTCCTGTAAGCAGGCTATAGACGCTTTAGGTTACAAGCCGGAGGAGCTGATCCCAGAGCTGGACGGTATTGTGCCGGCCAGTGAGTTCGCCCTCAGGGCGATGGAGGCAGATAAAGTAATCACCTTTTAAAAATCTTATAAAGGAGGGTATAGCATGGCAGTAGTGAATGGGTGCAACATACCCGAGGACCTGCTTTACGATGTGGACCC encodes the following:
- a CDS encoding glycine cleavage system protein H — its product is MEKEWEYNGCIIPLDLYYEIETQTWLRINEDGTVTMGLTDVGQVRAGRLLHARIKDVGKYIKKGKPVASLESGKWAGPINALVEGEVVERNEKVLEQPDIINYDPYGEGWIVRMKPVDLERDLKDLLYGPQAIEKMREYIDEWDIICMRCT
- a CDS encoding 4Fe-4S dicluster domain-containing protein → MAIHERSLVEPERIVRKERLVIDGVDVSGDWNLIILPRVINDYDLDFAKEIINSPDGKTITLCYQCSYCTASCPVHNYWDERYNPRHFIYLARLGLIDELQKRADVMWRCVSCHKCTHRCPKGVLVEEVLKVILRTMAKKGLIDEYPSKKFDKFFTESVLEYGRIEDGELLFGWIEKQGYNVVKDPILKKPIPFLGETPEWLKQLVMKPIKSMNISFLVLNAKHMLFHPRTKSWNKFKQVLRKVMQEEGALT
- a CDS encoding DsrE/DsrF/DrsH-like family protein, which encodes MAERLAIIATKGTLDMAYPPLILASTAASLGVETAIFFTFYGLNIIHKQKMHQLKIAPIGNPAMPMAFPPSMQNPITNAISSILPGPPQIMGIIPGMTDLMTYMMKKTIKEHGVADIPELLEACKEAGVKLIPCQMTMELFGYKYEDLIDGLEPPAGAATFINYVLESEKPMIIFV
- a CDS encoding CoB--CoM heterodisulfide reductase iron-sulfur subunit B family protein yields the protein MGVIGKRVAYYPGCSLEGAARAYDVSTRIVARELGLELDYLEDYNCCGAMESKNITFMGTLLLNARNMSLARKQGHDVIVAPCNGCSFSLQRAEYFLQTDSKIFERVNALLKEGGVDPLDKIPETYHILEWFYHEAGPQKVKEKTKRPLRGLKVANYYGCLYTRPHFYARTYSHAGGQSEEARPRRRETADDDEHPYYMNALLEAAGATSVEFEPMHTQCCGGPHSLSDEQVSEKFVMMILQTAKRNGADIIATECPLCHASLEMYRHRLMMKGVPDVDVPAAYFTQLLGLAFGYSANDVKLKDNLSDPLPVLKRLGLA
- a CDS encoding DsrE family protein translates to MKVVILMTSGPRTPWRCASPFYIAALMASNDAEVEMFFNMDGTRLLKKGVAERILPAEPNCLSVNGKKLKTVYDFMKDAKQAGVKFYSCKQAIDALGYKPEELIPELDGIVPASEFALRAMEADKVITF
- a CDS encoding DsrE family protein is translated as MAYEKVLFYILTVPFFVRAEPATGELINPQAGAPFFLATAAASMDYEVEMVITSEAGFLLMRDNAKKVKVRPGVEQTVYDFIKMAKDAGVKIYLCVPSLDLTEEYKKEDVNPELCDGIIGGAAFLDKLMSGEYAVITL
- a CDS encoding sulfurtransferase TusA family protein; translated protein: MATITPDKTLDASGLNCPLPVLKTKKALEELQSGQVLEIITTDPGAKADIPAFCNRTGHQLLEVVEEGGKIIFYVRKK
- a CDS encoding 4Fe-4S dicluster domain-containing protein — encoded protein: MDGHNYGYNLPISEKTKMVPWEEKVRIVEEVKSDFRFKEYIFGCLNCGVCTASCPSNRFFDFSPREIVQRFLEEDVEVLYDMMHEYIWACSQCFTCWIRCPFVNNPGGLVAIMREVAVRNAFEATKDLLKPYGRVLLKVMTTGNQLSADMLQPDFFPDWGPKMADNMENLRAKRLAIPFDVGKSVKTAWEVSLETAIEMYTIWRETGIFEMLEKLDPNLYNVIMDIVEENEERYQELYGEEE
- a CDS encoding thioredoxin family protein; translated protein: MAAKDKHVILLVSQWCATCPDADALWQKLQKEYGFKYEVLDVAQPEGRMWAKKLVIRAVPSTIIDGKLAFVGVPSEEEARRAIES
- a CDS encoding FAD-dependent oxidoreductase, which produces MAKSVLVIGGGPAGLGAARILGKLGIPTILVEKEDRLGGNPILNHYHTLIPRKLKPEQVLGPYIKEVESNPNVQVKLKTELTACEGEPGSYKVTLSNGETHEVGAIVVATGFEHFDPRRKGELGYGLYPDVITNLELEQMFSKEGRLYRPSNGQLPKRVAFVFCVGSRDRQLGVTNVHCCRYGCALSGLQAMEIRQHYPDVDVFCYYMDVRTYGTWEYPFYWAPQEQYGVRYVRGRIAEITYSPADGRLRVKHEDTIVQRPAEVPMDLVVLVLGMEPSAGTKKVAKILGLAQDPDSKFLVPSEESGSNIISNKPGIFIAGACKGPIDIESSLSEGEAAGAEAAAFVGAKVTV
- a CDS encoding heterodisulfide reductase-related iron-sulfur binding cluster, with amino-acid sequence MAHAKLESKWGYVSPGGILRYPEEPPFPVKEYDAHYDHIFEMMEELEAKGEILIHRITEEHQPIPVYTRTGRIKLIPTNKLWHHKSCGQCGNIPGYPASLFWFMNKFGLDYLNEPHQTSCTAWNYHGSGTSNPVALAAVWLRNMHQAWKTGYYPLIHCGTSFGSYKETREQLIMNKELRDAVKPILKKLGRLTEDGRIVIPQEVVHYSEWVHAMRYRIKELYEKEGKAKGIDVSNVRVAIHNACHTYKMIADDYPYDPEVYNGQRPAASTAVIKALGAQVVDYSTWYDCCGFGFRHILTEREFTRSMAIQRKLKVIAEEVKADVIITHDTGCTTTFEKNQWIGKAHGMYYPVAVMSDVMFAALACGAHPFKIVQLYWNCSHYEPLLEKMGITNWRELKKEWEDTVKYISELEKAGKYDELMEFFKEYDLYEPYSKTSTGKPRASATANMPLFKS